From bacterium:
CAACCATCTTTTATACTTATTGATTTTAAAACACTTTCAACACTACCTTATAAGGAAATCAAACAGGGAATTGCAGAAATAATTAAATACGGAGTTATAAAAAATGAAAAAATTTTTGAAAAACTTGAACAGATAAAAAAAGAAGAAATTGAAAACAATTTTGCATTTCTGATAATGGAGAGCATAAAGATTAAAGTGGATATAGTTGAAAAGGATGAAAAAGAAACAAAGGGTTTGAGAGAAATCCTCAATTTTGGACATACACTTGGACACGCAATTGAAATTTCAGATATAAAAAAATTCTCACATGGAGATAGTGTTTCTCTGGGAATGATAGGAGAAAGTTATATTGCTTATAAAAAAGGATTGTCTGATAAAGAAACCTATTTAAGAATTAAAGACCTTGCAAAAAAATTTAAATTATCAAATTCTTTTAGTAAAATAAATTTTGAAAAAATTCTTGAATTTATGAAACATGACAAAAAAGTTAGAAAAAACAAAATAAGATTTACATTACCGGAAAAAATAGGGAAGGTAAGTTTAGGAGTCATAATTGAGGAAAATGAAATATTAAAAATTTTGAAAGAACTTTTATAAGGAGAAAAAAATGAAAGAACTTGAAAAAATACGAAAACAAATAGATGAGATAGACGAAAAATTAATTGAACTGATGAATTTAAGAGCAGAACTTGTAAAAAAAGTTTTTGAAATAAAAAATAAAGAAAATAAACCATTATTTGACCCATCAAGAGAAAAAAAGATTCTGGAAAGATTAATTAAAAAGAATAAAGGGATACTTAAACCAGAAGATATAGAAGTTATAATGGAAACGATTTTTAAAGTTTATAGAGGAATGTTTAAAGAAATTGTTGTCGCTTACCTGGGTCCTGAAGGAACATTCACACATCAAGCAGCATTAAATAA
This genomic window contains:
- the aroB gene encoding 3-dehydroquinate synthase, translating into MKKIKVKLGESTHYIYIGESIEKTGEKIRDGEFGDKFVILSNQRVFNIYGEKVRKSIEKENRTVEKILIKEGERQKNINTVLKIINKLSDLQISRNDTIVNLGGGVISDIGGFVSSIYKRGIKYITIPTTLLAQVDASIGGKTGINLPFGKNLIGTFYQPSFILIDFKTLSTLPYKEIKQGIAEIIKYGVIKNEKIFEKLEQIKKEEIENNFAFLIMESIKIKVDIVEKDEKETKGLREILNFGHTLGHAIEISDIKKFSHGDSVSLGMIGESYIAYKKGLSDKETYLRIKDLAKKFKLSNSFSKINFEKILEFMKHDKKVRKNKIRFTLPEKIGKVSLGVIIEENEILKILKELL